The proteins below come from a single Sander lucioperca isolate FBNREF2018 chromosome 20, SLUC_FBN_1.2, whole genome shotgun sequence genomic window:
- the LOC116059993 gene encoding transmembrane protein 60-like has protein sequence MSLAQRVLLTWVFTLVFLIMLVLKLDGKVQWNWFLIFLPVWVFDGILILMLAIKMAGRCKPGYDPRNGSPDLRLRAWYLTAMLLKLGFCLTLSAKLEKLADVKLTFVCIPLWTMLLGALVELGVNIFPERREA, from the exons ATGTCTCTGGCTCAGAGGGTTTTGTTGACCTGGGTCTTCACCCTGGTCTTCCTCATCATGTTAGTACTGAAACTGGACGGGAAG GTGCAGTGGAACTGGTTCCTCATCTTCCTCCCGGTCTGGGTATTTGATGGCATCCTCATCCTCATGCTTGCCATCAAGATGGCAGGCCGTTGCAAGCCCGGGTACGATCCACGCAACGGCTCTCCAGACCTGCGTCTGCGTGCCTGGTACCTGACGGCCATGCTGCTCAAGCTAGGCTTCTGCCTGACGCTGAGCGCCAAGCTGGAGAAGCTAGCTGATGTAAAGCTGACGTTTGTGTGTATACCACTGTGGACCATGTTGCTGGGGGCGCTGGTGGAGCTGGGGGTGAATATCTTTCCTGAAAGGAGAGAGGCCTAA